A DNA window from Camelina sativa cultivar DH55 chromosome 17, Cs, whole genome shotgun sequence contains the following coding sequences:
- the LOC104757789 gene encoding LOB domain-containing protein 4, whose translation MKESSRKQGAASPCAACKLLRRRCAQDCVFSPYFPADEPQKFANVHRVFGASNVNKMLQELPIHQRGDAVSSMVYEANARVRDPVYGCVGAISSLQQQIDVLQAQLALAQAEVVHLRVRHSTNFQGHGLCPDSPSSSGSPSSKQVSPQDNKGMFSHMDIVDEASLGESMWSC comes from the exons ATGAAAGAAAGTAGCCGGAAGCAAGGAGCGGCGTCACCGTGTGCGGCTTGTAAGCTTTTGCGGCGGCGGTGCGCTCAAGATTGTGTTTTCTCGCCGTATTTCCCGGCGGATGAGCCTCAGAAGTTTGCTAATGTTCATAGAGTGTTCGGTGCTAGCAACGTCAACAAGATGCTTcag GAGTTACCCATCCACCAGCGGGGAGATGCAGTGAGCAGCATGGTTTACGAGGCTAATGCAAGAGTGAGGGATCCGGTTTACGGTTGCGTAGGAGCAATTTCTTCCCTCCAGCAACAAATCGATGTGTTGCAAGCTCAGCTAGCTCTAGCTCAAGCTGAAGTGGTGCATCTACGTGTGCGTCACTCGACTAATTTCCAGGGCCACGGACTGTGCCCGGATAGCCCAAGTAGCAGCGGCTCACCTTCGTCGAAGCAAGTGAGTCCACAGGACAACAAGGGCATGTTTAGCCATATGGACATTGTGGATGAGGCCAGTTTGGGAGAGTCTATGTGGTCTTGCTAG